Proteins encoded by one window of candidate division WOR-3 bacterium:
- a CDS encoding (d)CMP kinase, producing the protein MARFVVAIDGGAGTGKSTTAKGVARRLNFFYLDTGAMYRAVTLKYLQNSSRLEPIDMAVIKKIIAETEIDLRQEGDQNHVYLDKKDVTLEIRTQAVNRAVSPVSAVPEVREWMVAKQREVAEGKNVVCEGRDIGTVVFPDAQVKVFLTADLETRAQRRLLELKTKGIDADYEDVIENLKFRDRYDSSRTHSPLKKASDAVVVDTTDLTIEEEISVVEKLVRERLDAG; encoded by the coding sequence ATGGCGAGATTCGTTGTAGCAATCGACGGCGGAGCAGGCACAGGAAAGAGCACGACAGCGAAAGGGGTTGCAAGAAGACTCAATTTTTTTTATCTCGACACCGGTGCGATGTACCGCGCCGTCACTCTGAAATATCTTCAAAACAGTTCCCGGCTTGAGCCCATTGATATGGCGGTGATTAAAAAGATTATCGCAGAGACGGAGATCGACCTGCGCCAGGAGGGTGATCAAAATCACGTGTATCTCGACAAAAAGGACGTTACTCTTGAAATCAGAACCCAGGCGGTCAACAGGGCGGTGTCTCCGGTTTCCGCTGTCCCTGAGGTGCGTGAATGGATGGTGGCGAAACAGCGTGAGGTGGCGGAGGGTAAAAACGTCGTTTGTGAAGGCCGGGATATCGGTACGGTCGTCTTTCCCGATGCCCAGGTAAAGGTCTTTTTGACCGCGGATCTGGAAACCCGCGCCCAGAGGCGGTTGCTGGAATTGAAGACAAAAGGGATTGATGCGGATTATGAAGATGTTATTGAAAATCTGAAATTCCGCGACAGGTATGATTCGAGTCGAACCCACTCTCCATTGAAAAAAGCTTCAGACGCGGTGGTTGTGGATACCACTGATTTAACAATAGAAGAAGAGATCTCAGTGGTTGAAAAACTTGTCCGGGAAAGATTGGACGCCGGATAA
- the miaA gene encoding tRNA (adenosine(37)-N6)-dimethylallyltransferase MiaA has product MKILTIVGPTAVGKTDIAVEIAKKTGGEIISADSRQIYKYLNIGTAKPTSRQRKTVPFHLIDFIHPDDNYSCGQFARDAESKIKEVYSRGKIPIICGGTGLYIKALFHPLHKLPESDQQIKEKLIKIIKEKGIEHLYEKLLKIDPEWAQKVNPKDKQRIIRGLEVYEITGKPLSRLIKKKSRKSEFQPWYVGLNIPRDALYQRINTRFDAMIKNGLVQEVKSLLKKGFNPQSNALRTIGYKEIIEYLEKKMTLEQAIEKAKQRTRNYARRQITWFNKLPDLTWYNPEDKKTVITIIKGMKKD; this is encoded by the coding sequence ATGAAAATCCTCACCATCGTCGGACCAACTGCTGTCGGTAAAACCGACATCGCGGTTGAAATTGCAAAAAAAACCGGGGGTGAAATCATCTCAGCCGACTCCCGCCAGATCTACAAATACCTCAATATCGGTACGGCGAAACCGACATCCCGACAGCGGAAAACAGTCCCCTTCCATCTGATCGATTTCATCCATCCGGACGACAACTATTCCTGCGGTCAATTCGCCCGCGATGCCGAATCGAAGATAAAAGAGGTCTATTCGCGGGGCAAGATACCTATCATCTGCGGAGGCACAGGACTATACATCAAAGCGCTCTTTCATCCTCTTCATAAACTTCCTGAATCAGATCAACAGATTAAAGAAAAATTAATCAAAATCATTAAGGAAAAAGGAATAGAACATCTTTATGAAAAACTTCTGAAGATCGACCCTGAATGGGCGCAAAAGGTAAATCCAAAAGACAAACAACGTATAATAAGGGGACTTGAGGTCTACGAGATAACCGGTAAACCCTTAAGCAGGTTAATAAAAAAGAAAAGCAGAAAATCGGAATTCCAACCATGGTATGTCGGGTTGAACATCCCGCGTGATGCACTGTACCAAAGAATCAACACCCGCTTTGACGCCATGATTAAAAACGGCCTGGTACAGGAAGTAAAATCTCTTCTGAAAAAGGGATTCAACCCCCAATCAAATGCACTTCGCACAATAGGCTATAAAGAGATAATTGAGTACCTCGAGAAAAAAATGACCTTAGAACAAGCAATAGAAAAGGCAAAACAGAGAACAAGAAATTATGCCCGACGGCAGATCACCTGGTTCAATAAATTACCGGATTTGACGTGGTACAATCCTGAAGACAAGAAAACAGTCATAACAATCATTAAGGGGATGAAAAAAGATTAG
- a CDS encoding prepilin peptidase gives MIIVSYIFSFLFGTAIGSFLNVLIYRIPLGKSIITPGSFCPRCKKPIKWYENIPIVSFILLRGRCSGCRQPISIRYPLVELITGCAFLYLFIKYNLTVAFFFYIFFFCALIVISGIDFSHQVIPDVISIPGIAAGLLFQIIKGNFLPGLVGLIFGGGLILLIRVIGGRVYKKEVMGMGDVYLTAMIGAFVGFPFILVSIFIGAFTGAVLGVIYVISTHQSRESPIPFGPFLSLGGMTVIIFETQVFQLFASMGVYL, from the coding sequence TTGATAATCGTTTCCTACATATTCTCTTTTCTCTTCGGAACAGCCATCGGTAGTTTCCTCAACGTTCTCATCTACCGAATCCCCCTCGGTAAATCAATCATCACACCCGGTTCCTTCTGTCCCCGCTGTAAAAAACCTATTAAGTGGTACGAAAACATCCCCATCGTGAGTTTCATACTCCTCAGAGGAAGATGTTCGGGGTGCCGACAACCCATATCAATCCGTTATCCGCTCGTTGAATTGATCACCGGTTGTGCTTTTCTCTATCTCTTTATCAAATACAATCTAACCGTCGCCTTCTTTTTCTATATATTCTTTTTCTGCGCACTCATAGTGATATCGGGAATCGACTTCTCGCACCAGGTCATTCCCGACGTGATCTCCATTCCCGGTATTGCAGCCGGCTTACTCTTTCAGATAATAAAAGGAAATTTTCTCCCCGGTCTGGTGGGACTCATCTTCGGCGGCGGTCTGATACTCTTGATAAGAGTGATCGGCGGACGGGTCTATAAAAAAGAAGTCATGGGAATGGGGGATGTATATCTTACTGCAATGATCGGTGCCTTTGTAGGCTTTCCCTTTATTCTCGTTTCAATATTTATCGGTGCTTTTACAGGCGCCGTATTGGGTGTAATCTATGTAATATCAACACATCAGAGTCGGGAGAGTCCTATTCCATTTGGACCGTTTCTCAGTCTCGGTGGTATGACGGTCATCATCTTCGAAACCCAGGTCTTTCAACTGTTCGCCTCCATGGGAGTCTATCTGTAA
- a CDS encoding nodulation protein NfeD translates to MLAFVLCILLNTNTIYVGELDGVISPASSAYLLRLINIAEAQHATCLIIKLDTPGGLDISMRKITKRLLNTEVPVVVYVAPKGARAASAGVFILYAAHIAAMAPGTNVGAAHPVSMGGEKVDSVMREKVTNDAVAYLKAIAKERGRNEEWAEKAVRESSSIDAETALQKGVCEIIAEDIEDLRAKLNKRVVETKQGEVTLVTESADVKKVSMTLKEQLLLLLTNPNIAYVLLLLGIYGLFFELQNPGMIFPGVVGGICIILGFYALHLLPVNYAGVALIVLSAILFILEIYVTSHGLLTIGGIVSLLLGSLILFESDVSYLRLSWEVIVIAILIIAAFFIFLISLGIHAQFKKKASGKEGFVGKTGTAKTDITAAGGTVFVHGEYWNAVSDRTIKKGDKVKVIEVDGMTLKVEKI, encoded by the coding sequence ATGTTGGCTTTTGTGCTTTGTATTTTATTGAACACCAATACAATTTATGTGGGGGAACTCGACGGCGTGATAAGCCCGGCGAGCAGTGCATATTTACTGCGGTTGATAAATATTGCGGAAGCCCAGCACGCAACCTGTTTAATCATAAAACTGGATACTCCGGGCGGACTTGACATCTCTATGAGAAAGATCACCAAACGACTGCTCAATACCGAAGTTCCCGTTGTCGTTTACGTCGCACCGAAAGGTGCACGGGCTGCATCGGCGGGCGTTTTTATTCTCTACGCCGCTCATATCGCGGCGATGGCACCCGGTACAAATGTCGGAGCGGCGCATCCGGTGAGCATGGGAGGAGAAAAGGTCGACAGTGTAATGCGGGAGAAGGTGACGAACGATGCCGTTGCCTATCTCAAGGCGATCGCGAAAGAACGCGGTAGAAATGAGGAGTGGGCGGAAAAAGCGGTTCGGGAAAGTTCTTCCATCGATGCCGAGACCGCTTTACAGAAAGGTGTCTGTGAAATAATCGCCGAAGACATTGAAGACTTGAGAGCTAAGCTCAACAAACGGGTTGTCGAGACGAAACAGGGTGAGGTAACGTTGGTTACTGAATCCGCTGATGTGAAAAAAGTTTCAATGACCCTGAAAGAGCAACTGCTGCTTCTTTTGACCAACCCCAATATCGCATACGTACTTTTGCTTTTAGGTATTTACGGTCTTTTCTTTGAACTTCAGAATCCGGGCATGATCTTTCCGGGGGTGGTCGGAGGCATCTGCATAATTCTGGGATTTTATGCCTTACATCTTCTCCCGGTTAATTACGCCGGTGTAGCATTGATTGTTCTCTCGGCGATATTGTTTATTTTAGAGATTTATGTTACGTCACACGGACTTTTAACGATAGGCGGTATCGTCTCACTGCTTCTCGGATCTTTGATTTTATTTGAAAGCGATGTATCTTATTTAAGATTATCCTGGGAGGTTATTGTGATAGCAATTTTGATTATTGCAGCCTTTTTTATCTTTTTGATAAGCTTAGGAATACATGCACAATTTAAGAAGAAAGCAAGTGGTAAAGAGGGGTTTGTCGGTAAAACCGGAACAGCGAAAACCGATATAACCGCAGCAGGGGGTACGGTGTTTGTGCACGGCGAATACTGGAACGCCGTGTCAGATAGAACGATAAAAAAAGGAGATAAGGTAAAAGTCATAGAAGTGGACGGTATGACTTTAAAGGTAGAAAAGATATAA